A window of the Verminephrobacter eiseniae EF01-2 genome harbors these coding sequences:
- a CDS encoding ABC transporter substrate-binding protein encodes MHDHIHHPCTGRRHFLRHSGLALAALGSAAGPLQVLAQTQSTLTIAYNVDLPSWDPTVGPSAVNPTIQSLYKAVFSQFIDQNPDLSLKPDLLSEWGWNADKTQIGMTVRRGAKWHDGSAVSAEDVAWSLRRAGDPKTGNPIQFVWSKVGNVRAQGDKVIADVKEFEPAFFKWMAFLTGYVLPRAHYEKVGAAGFERKPVGSGPYQVEEFVQGSHMRLRAFKGYFGPQPAFETVVVKFTTDPSARVAELESGRSDLTLEIPYEEAERLRGRGFNASIAPVSDIGMIFLTNVEPMTNDKVRQALTLAVDKKGLAERLLKGHVTPIDTLQAKDYAAFDAGIGVPFDARRAAALMAEAGYSRSKPLKFKVQTTRGFKPKDFEVMQAIAGMWKAIGADVELEVYEVAKHYELRAQHKLAPAAFYNWGNSIGDPSTSTGFAMFSHSPHSAWKDPKTLDALIAPLWGEKDEAKRIAGYKAVDRYIADNALVIPLFQYSQTVVYRKGLRFAPHGAGFVLPQTVGRA; translated from the coding sequence ATGCACGACCACATCCACCACCCTTGTACCGGGCGCAGGCATTTCCTGCGCCACAGCGGCCTCGCGCTGGCCGCCCTTGGCAGCGCCGCCGGCCCGCTGCAAGTGCTGGCGCAAACGCAAAGCACCCTGACCATCGCCTACAACGTGGATCTGCCGTCCTGGGACCCGACCGTGGGCCCCTCGGCCGTCAACCCGACGATACAGTCGCTCTACAAGGCTGTTTTCTCCCAGTTCATCGACCAGAACCCGGACCTGAGCCTGAAGCCGGACCTGCTGTCCGAATGGGGCTGGAACGCCGACAAGACCCAGATCGGCATGACCGTGCGGCGCGGCGCGAAATGGCACGACGGCAGCGCGGTGAGCGCCGAGGACGTGGCCTGGTCGCTGCGCCGCGCGGGCGACCCCAAGACCGGCAACCCGATCCAGTTCGTCTGGAGCAAGGTGGGCAACGTCCGCGCCCAGGGCGACAAGGTGATCGCCGATGTCAAGGAGTTCGAGCCGGCCTTCTTCAAGTGGATGGCCTTCCTGACCGGCTATGTGCTGCCGCGCGCTCACTACGAGAAGGTGGGCGCGGCCGGCTTCGAGCGCAAGCCCGTGGGCAGCGGCCCCTACCAGGTCGAGGAGTTCGTGCAAGGCTCGCACATGCGGCTGCGCGCGTTCAAGGGCTACTTCGGCCCCCAGCCCGCCTTCGAGACGGTGGTGGTGAAGTTCACGACCGACCCGTCGGCCCGCGTGGCCGAGTTGGAGTCCGGCCGCTCGGACCTGACGCTGGAGATACCCTACGAAGAGGCCGAGCGGCTGCGCGGACGGGGCTTCAACGCCAGCATCGCCCCGGTGTCGGACATCGGCATGATTTTCCTGACCAACGTCGAGCCGATGACCAACGACAAGGTGCGCCAGGCGCTCACGCTGGCCGTGGACAAGAAGGGCCTGGCCGAGCGGCTGCTCAAGGGCCATGTGACCCCCATAGACACGTTGCAGGCGAAGGACTACGCCGCCTTCGACGCCGGCATCGGGGTGCCCTTCGATGCCAGGCGCGCCGCCGCGCTGATGGCCGAGGCCGGCTACAGCCGCAGCAAGCCGCTGAAGTTCAAGGTGCAGACCACGCGCGGCTTCAAGCCCAAGGACTTCGAGGTCATGCAGGCCATTGCCGGCATGTGGAAGGCCATCGGCGCCGATGTGGAACTGGAGGTCTACGAGGTCGCCAAGCATTACGAGCTGCGCGCCCAGCACAAACTGGCACCGGCGGCGTTCTACAACTGGGGCAACTCGATCGGCGACCCGTCCACCTCGACGGGCTTCGCCATGTTCAGCCATTCGCCCCACTCGGCCTGGAAGGACCCCAAGACCTTGGACGCGCTGATCGCCCCGCTGTGGGGCGAGAAGGACGAGGCCAAGCGCATCGCCGGCTACAAGGCGGTGGACCGGTACATCGCCGACAACGCGCTGGTGATCCCGCTGTTCCAGTACAGCCAGACGGTGGTCTACCGCAAGGGCCTGCGCTTTGCGCCGCACGGCGCCGGCTTCGTGCTGCCGCAGACGGTTGGCCGGGCCTGA
- a CDS encoding Bug family tripartite tricarboxylate transporter substrate binding protein gives MYQRPRRRAIAMLAASLTGWSTLFGITGVAAQTPSWPTKPVRLVVAFPSGGLADVMARLLQQPLGQALGQPVVIDNRGGAGGNVAGAEVVHNGGDGHTFLVTVSTTESVNPVLFARMPFDPHKDLQPVALLANSQLFLITRPSLAPNSLKEFVAYARAHPGTLSYGSAGNGTTPHLGVELFKQSAGISATHVPYRGAAPAIQDVMAGQIDFSLAPGTVFAAVKAAKLKILAVASRNRSASAPDIPTFSELGLQDVYADTLFGVYAPSHVAPEVIARMNREINHLLALPAIAARFLELGAEAVPLQASEYKAMVRAETRLFTDILKSRAITAD, from the coding sequence ATGTACCAACGCCCCCGCCGCCGCGCCATCGCGATGCTGGCCGCTTCATTGACCGGATGGAGCACTCTTTTCGGCATCACGGGCGTTGCCGCCCAGACCCCGTCGTGGCCGACGAAGCCGGTGCGCCTGGTCGTGGCCTTCCCCTCGGGAGGGCTGGCCGACGTCATGGCGCGATTGCTCCAGCAGCCACTGGGCCAAGCGCTCGGCCAGCCGGTCGTCATCGACAACCGGGGCGGAGCAGGCGGCAACGTGGCCGGCGCAGAGGTCGTGCACAACGGCGGCGATGGCCACACCTTCCTGGTCACCGTCTCGACCACCGAGTCCGTGAACCCTGTGCTGTTCGCGCGCATGCCCTTCGACCCGCACAAAGACCTGCAACCCGTGGCATTGCTGGCCAACAGCCAGCTCTTTCTGATCACGCGCCCAAGCCTTGCGCCCAACTCCCTGAAAGAGTTTGTCGCCTATGCCCGGGCCCACCCCGGCACACTGAGCTACGGTTCGGCCGGCAACGGCACGACGCCGCACCTGGGCGTCGAGCTTTTCAAGCAAAGCGCAGGCATCAGCGCCACGCATGTGCCCTACCGTGGCGCAGCCCCCGCGATCCAGGACGTGATGGCCGGGCAGATCGACTTCTCGTTGGCCCCCGGCACGGTGTTTGCCGCCGTCAAGGCCGCAAAGCTCAAGATATTGGCGGTGGCAAGCCGCAACCGCAGCGCCAGCGCGCCCGATATCCCGACCTTCTCCGAACTGGGCCTCCAGGATGTCTACGCCGACACCTTGTTCGGCGTCTACGCGCCAAGCCATGTCGCGCCCGAAGTGATCGCGCGCATGAACCGGGAGATCAACCATCTGCTGGCACTGCCGGCCATCGCGGCCCGCTTCCTGGAGTTGGGCGCCGAGGCCGTGCCCCTGCAGGCGAGCGAATACAAGGCCATGGTGCGGGCCGAAACGCGGCTGTTCACGGACATACTCAAATCGCGTGCGATCACTGCCGATTGA
- a CDS encoding ABC transporter permease, which translates to MRHAVHLLLTLLGVSLVVFVLIRVVPGDPVAMMIPPGAGPGDIARLRAFYGLERSIPEQYGLWLVRAVQGEFGTSISLRQDVLRLIGQRLPATLELGLTALLFAVLAGGLAGIVSAAAHGRWAAALIDGAAALVQAVPDFLWGLVFILLFGVVWMWLPISGRVDPLLQFSAASGFIFFESLLRGRWDVTASVFQHSAAPALALALPVAAIIARVLKASMREALAADYVLLARLKGLSLPRVLLTEALPNALTPALQITGVQFAFLLGGTVLIERLFSYPGIGSLAINAVIARDLPLIQGVVLTFAVLFIAINLGVDALTLALNPRLRGARR; encoded by the coding sequence TTGCGTCACGCCGTCCACCTCCTGCTGACGCTGCTGGGCGTGAGTCTCGTGGTCTTCGTGCTGATCCGCGTGGTGCCCGGCGACCCGGTGGCGATGATGATCCCGCCAGGCGCAGGCCCCGGGGACATCGCGCGCCTGCGCGCCTTCTACGGCCTGGAGCGCTCCATCCCCGAGCAGTACGGGCTGTGGCTCGTGCGCGCCGTGCAGGGCGAGTTCGGCACCTCCATCAGCCTGCGCCAGGACGTGCTGCGGCTGATCGGCCAGCGCCTGCCGGCGACGCTGGAACTGGGCCTGACGGCGCTGCTGTTCGCCGTGCTCGCCGGGGGCTTGGCCGGCATCGTCTCGGCGGCGGCGCATGGGCGCTGGGCCGCCGCGCTGATCGACGGCGCGGCGGCGCTGGTGCAGGCCGTGCCCGATTTCCTGTGGGGCCTGGTCTTCATCTTGCTGTTCGGCGTGGTGTGGATGTGGCTGCCCATCTCCGGGCGCGTCGATCCGCTGCTGCAATTTTCGGCCGCCAGCGGCTTCATTTTCTTCGAGAGCCTGCTGCGCGGCCGCTGGGATGTCACGGCCTCGGTCTTCCAGCACTCGGCGGCCCCGGCGCTGGCGCTGGCGCTGCCGGTGGCGGCGATCATCGCGCGCGTGCTCAAGGCCTCGATGCGCGAGGCCCTGGCCGCCGATTACGTGCTGCTGGCCCGCCTGAAGGGCCTGTCGCTGCCCCGCGTGCTGCTGACCGAGGCGCTGCCGAATGCGCTGACGCCGGCCTTGCAGATCACCGGCGTGCAGTTCGCCTTTCTGCTCGGCGGCACCGTGCTGATCGAACGGCTGTTCAGCTATCCCGGCATCGGCAGCCTGGCGATCAACGCCGTGATCGCGCGCGACCTGCCGCTGATCCAGGGCGTGGTGCTGACCTTCGCCGTGCTGTTCATCGCCATCAACCTGGGCGTGGATGCGCTGACGCTGGCGCTCAACCCCCGGCTGCGGGGGGCGCGGCGATGA